A window of Desulfobacterales bacterium contains these coding sequences:
- a CDS encoding FecR domain-containing protein, whose protein sequence is MLKVKIMAIIFIGVFMPLLAYGEVVIGKITKFKGTAYIYREKVSRPIKAFLGMQVCLKDRLKTSDDSNLRIELNDGSILSLADKSDVNLDKFEFDAKSKKRNAFFKMFIGKMRVFANDMLGFKNKNFMIGTPTAVCGVRGTVFIVLVKSAFETKVVCFENAVQVANVLNPKDYVILTKNIATTVMSSKAPAPPVTITSDELNVLEKGLDLTGGIKLSSEEKSPQEPKVDETKIEEPKNDISSETSTTIATTTTIATTTTIATTTTSTTTTTSTTTTTSTTTTTSTTTTTTTTTEPTTTTTTTTEPTTTTTTTTTEPTTTTTTTTEPTTTTTTTTEPTTTTTTTTEPTTTTTTTTEPTTTTTTTTTTEPTTTTTYTYPPATTTSTTTTTTSATTTTTTTMVYPILPGPPGRPI, encoded by the coding sequence ATGCTGAAAGTAAAGATAATGGCTATAATTTTTATAGGAGTATTTATGCCATTATTGGCTTATGGAGAAGTAGTAATTGGAAAAATTACTAAATTTAAGGGCACTGCTTATATATATCGCGAAAAAGTATCAAGGCCAATAAAAGCTTTTTTAGGAATGCAGGTTTGCTTAAAGGATAGATTAAAAACGAGTGACGATTCAAATCTTAGGATTGAACTCAATGATGGTAGTATACTTAGTCTTGCTGATAAAAGTGATGTTAATTTAGACAAGTTTGAATTTGATGCAAAGAGTAAAAAAAGAAATGCATTTTTTAAGATGTTTATAGGAAAAATGCGAGTGTTTGCTAATGATATGTTGGGATTTAAAAATAAAAATTTTATGATTGGAACACCTACCGCTGTTTGCGGAGTCAGAGGAACAGTTTTTATAGTTTTAGTAAAATCAGCATTTGAGACTAAAGTTGTATGTTTTGAAAATGCGGTTCAAGTCGCAAACGTTTTGAATCCAAAGGATTATGTTATTTTAACTAAAAATATCGCTACTACTGTTATGAGTTCAAAAGCACCAGCACCTCCGGTTACCATTACTTCTGATGAACTAAACGTTTTGGAAAAAGGTTTAGATCTAACAGGTGGAATTAAGCTTTCTTCTGAAGAGAAAAGCCCGCAAGAACCAAAGGTAGATGAGACAAAAATAGAAGAACCAAAAAATGATATATCTTCTGAAACATCTACAACAATCGCAACGACAACAACAATCGCAACGACAACAACAATCGCAACGACAACAACAAGCACAACGACAACAACAAGCACAACGACAACAACAAGCACAACGACAACAACAAGCACAACGACAACTACTACAACGACGACAGAACCAACGACAACTACTACAACGACGACAGAACCAACGACAACAACTACTACAACGACAACAGAACCAACAACAACAACTACAACTACAACAGAACCAACAACAACAACTACAACTACAACAGAACCAACAACAACAACTACAACTACAACAGAACCAACGACAACGACTACAACGACAACAGAACCAACGACAACGACAACGACTACAACGACAACAGAACCAACAACAACGACAACGTATACGTATCCACCAGCAACAACAACGTCAACGACAACGACAACAACTTCAGCGACGACAACAACGACAACCACTATGGTTTATCCAATTTTACCTGGACCTCCTGGAAGGCCTATATAA
- a CDS encoding right-handed parallel beta-helix repeat-containing protein produces the protein MKKKFFNKIIARVISFILAVIIFSPFDCIGAITTSERDAISGTTSIAVKEWEMLNSGVSSELNSIWGADDKIFAVGAAGVILESDGRYWWRIDNGLTQTINDIWGVDSLNLFAVGAGGTILQYDGTTWTQMSVSPTGVVFTDTFNSIWGTSANNIYAVGENGIIYHYDGVNWTSITSVTTENLNKIWGIRSSVGVSIYAVGANGTIIHYDGISWQAVTTLSTETFNDIWGSSSSDIFVVGTNGTILHYNGSTWTSMTCPVSEDLKSVWGSSSSDVFIVGTNGTILHYDGISCTLMISSSIDNINGIWGRNEDDVFACGINGNIQHYGYPLISITGKITDGTNGIENVCVHAYSELCWNGTSYHVMTGADGTYEIEIPISKSVYIVADARCSGLNYVDEWYDGVDGNLDCNYATPVLAGASNINFVLDLGGTISGRVTDGVNGVAGVDVRAGSGLCGNTPYFGSFTDINGDYTITGLPLGSGVYVYAQPYYSSDYIAEWYDGIDGTLMCDFAALVPLNSTNINFVLETGGAISGKIMDKAGNPIKDAYIFAYYEQCGGSISYFGHSGSDGTYTVNGIPLGSELYVKVESQGNYVSEWYNKLDGIEDCMQANPVLVGSANIDFYLEAADIISGKITDGTNPIPDVAVVAYVKKCNNGGMQYHGRTDNNGNYEIKGIPAGIQAYIYVNPTWDGKNYVKEWYDGADGTIDCYLATAVLAGSTGIDFILQQGLTISGKVTNGTKGLPNVYVEAGTEKCYAGIRFSGQTDANGNYQIIGIPQGYNLYLFADSTWVGLNYVMEWYDGADGTLDCSLSKSVLAGNAGIDFILAPGGKISGVVTDGANNPISKLWIHAATDKCGSGFGFSAETDSSGMYEILGLPLTYDYFVYVEGNSYGQNYISEWYDGTIDCNSAQVIAPNTSNINFVLEAGFSVSGRVTDENSVGIANVPVNVFKEQCGHNLVYPVMTDADGFYEITGLSSNSIVYIYVDGSVNGLDYVFKWYDGANGTFDCAKAMPVAVGAVNIDFMLEKGGIVSGTIKDTSGNPLSDISVGIFSSKDGVCSGFLYKSIFSDSNGEYKVNGLPLNTDVYILASGHNSGKNYVTSWYGGVSGNIDCNNITSQPVPVGSTNIDFALEKGSSISGVVYKRENSTPIDVGNLQIFAIQGDTCNTTLFFGQAFMEQGSGSYNIIGLPAGTYYLAIKDGDSKYKSLWWNEKGGSILCEKAESFFVEAATSVSGKDFYLYIDTDNDGMSDGWEIKYFGDLSHDGTQDSDNDGVNDLDEFLHRIIPINSDSDGDGYYDGEEIERGSLANDSTSVPVYSGDSYYIDSSNPLLGSGTKDNPWNSICHAFQVVNGGVSGEKYYLYAKGVFQFKDESCSSLIITQDNVFIYGIDGKAVLDGTGVGSIEISSDAENVIIYNMDIGNFDKIYMDIPRFPIIINGDNIKIIDCDIHNISGTPITISGGKNVVIEKCNIFDYSFDVEYSGINISNSTDVKIINNSINHIISLNGKGTAINSNSSISILVEGNRIKGDDYTGIYFVSCSDVNIFNNILNTDGMSASFGDEYGIFVSSSSTVKIMNNTIDKFNTGIEFYLELFSDEIAYNIITGVKTISLHGIYIEGDILPSIRYNNVFNYINNYGGTNLTDLTGITGNISEDPLYEHDLTAYLLNENSPCIDAIPESEGGTVKHDIASMKRPIDGNNDSVLAYDMGAYEIPTTSTYQLTVIPSSGLETDYRAFSIPAHLKKGDTLLSVMENHFGTYDSTLWRVFGWNGTDYIELNDANFDNEIEFYPGVGLWIISRLGQNVDFEGFIPNMDCYVIELNHQWNLFSIPWLNVESEGGIYLGKIGITDGIDIFWLTANQYTNSHVWEYTGSGASSGYVKVEGQSGLLKVGVAYWIKVVNRDGKELKLLIPRDNNGNYFTATSVGISRSAILKVNDDELPPPPPGGSRAIASGKAGCFVNSLNSNNIIILLFYISIGFLAIIYLVLKRYISQLPSPQGSRAVKF, from the coding sequence ATGAAAAAAAAATTTTTTAATAAAATTATAGCTCGAGTAATTTCATTTATTTTAGCTGTAATAATATTTTCTCCTTTTGATTGTATAGGAGCGATAACAACTTCTGAGCGTGACGCTATATCTGGAACAACTTCGATAGCTGTAAAAGAATGGGAGATGTTGAACAGTGGAGTTTCTTCTGAACTTAATTCCATTTGGGGAGCGGATGATAAAATTTTTGCTGTTGGTGCCGCTGGGGTAATTTTAGAATCCGACGGAAGATATTGGTGGCGAATTGATAATGGATTAACTCAAACTATTAATGATATATGGGGAGTTGATTCTTTGAATTTATTTGCGGTTGGAGCTGGCGGAACAATTTTGCAATATGATGGAACAACGTGGACACAGATGAGTGTATCACCTACTGGGGTAGTTTTTACGGATACTTTTAATTCAATATGGGGTACTTCAGCAAACAATATTTATGCTGTAGGTGAAAATGGTATTATTTATCATTATGATGGCGTAAATTGGACATCTATTACAAGCGTAACTACTGAAAATTTAAATAAAATATGGGGCATCCGAAGTTCTGTTGGAGTCAGTATTTATGCTGTTGGTGCTAATGGAACAATAATTCATTATGACGGAATTAGCTGGCAAGCTGTTACAACTTTATCAACTGAAACTTTTAATGATATATGGGGAAGCAGTTCTTCAGATATTTTCGTTGTAGGCACTAACGGTACTATCCTTCATTATAATGGTTCTACCTGGACATCAATGACATGTCCTGTTTCTGAAGATTTGAAATCAGTATGGGGTAGTAGTAGCTCGGACGTTTTTATAGTAGGTACAAATGGAACAATTTTGCACTATGATGGCATTTCCTGTACTTTGATGATAAGTTCTTCAATTGATAATATTAATGGAATATGGGGCAGAAATGAAGATGATGTTTTTGCTTGCGGAATAAATGGTAATATTCAGCATTATGGCTATCCTCTTATTTCTATAACAGGAAAAATTACAGATGGAACAAATGGAATTGAAAATGTGTGCGTTCATGCTTATTCAGAACTATGTTGGAATGGAACAAGTTATCATGTAATGACAGGCGCTGATGGAACTTATGAGATAGAGATACCTATAAGTAAGTCTGTATATATTGTTGCTGACGCAAGATGTTCGGGGCTTAATTATGTTGATGAATGGTATGATGGCGTTGACGGAAATTTGGATTGTAATTACGCTACCCCTGTTTTAGCAGGAGCATCAAATATAAATTTTGTTTTAGACCTTGGCGGGACTATATCCGGAAGAGTAACTGATGGAGTAAATGGTGTAGCTGGAGTTGATGTTAGAGCAGGGTCTGGCTTATGTGGAAACACTCCATACTTTGGTTCTTTCACAGATATCAACGGTGATTATACAATTACTGGACTTCCTCTTGGTTCAGGAGTTTATGTTTACGCTCAACCTTATTATAGTTCAGATTATATAGCTGAATGGTATGACGGAATAGATGGAACGTTGATGTGCGATTTTGCTGCACTAGTTCCGCTTAATTCAACTAATATTAATTTTGTTCTTGAAACAGGGGGGGCAATTTCTGGCAAAATAATGGATAAGGCTGGAAATCCAATAAAGGACGCATATATTTTTGCTTACTATGAACAATGTGGCGGATCTATTTCTTATTTTGGGCACAGTGGATCAGATGGAACTTATACAGTTAATGGAATTCCATTAGGGAGTGAGCTTTATGTTAAAGTTGAAAGTCAAGGAAATTATGTTAGTGAATGGTATAATAAATTAGATGGAATAGAGGATTGTATGCAGGCGAATCCTGTTTTAGTAGGGTCTGCAAATATTGATTTTTATCTTGAAGCAGCCGACATTATTTCAGGTAAAATTACTGATGGAACAAATCCAATTCCAGATGTTGCTGTAGTAGCATATGTTAAAAAATGTAATAATGGTGGAATGCAATATCATGGTAGAACCGATAATAACGGAAATTATGAAATCAAAGGAATACCTGCTGGAATTCAAGCTTATATATATGTTAATCCAACATGGGATGGAAAAAATTATGTAAAAGAATGGTATGATGGAGCAGATGGAACGATTGATTGCTATTTAGCGACAGCAGTTTTAGCGGGTTCAACAGGGATTGATTTTATTTTGCAGCAAGGTCTTACAATTTCAGGAAAAGTTACTAATGGAACAAAGGGATTGCCTAATGTTTATGTTGAAGCCGGAACGGAAAAATGTTACGCAGGAATACGTTTTAGCGGACAAACGGATGCTAATGGAAATTATCAAATTATAGGTATCCCTCAAGGTTATAATTTATACCTTTTTGCTGATTCAACTTGGGTAGGCTTAAATTATGTTATGGAATGGTATGATGGAGCGGATGGAACGCTTGATTGTAGTCTTTCTAAGTCTGTTTTAGCTGGAAATGCTGGAATAGATTTTATTCTTGCGCCAGGTGGAAAAATATCAGGAGTAGTAACCGATGGAGCTAACAACCCTATTTCAAAATTATGGATACACGCTGCTACTGATAAATGTGGTTCAGGCTTTGGATTCTCTGCTGAAACTGATTCGTCAGGAATGTATGAAATATTAGGGTTACCTCTGACGTATGATTATTTTGTTTATGTCGAAGGAAATTCCTATGGTCAGAATTATATAAGTGAATGGTATGATGGAACAATTGATTGTAATTCAGCACAAGTGATTGCTCCAAATACTTCAAATATAAATTTTGTTTTGGAAGCAGGTTTTTCAGTTTCAGGTAGAGTGACAGATGAAAATAGTGTTGGTATAGCAAATGTGCCAGTTAATGTTTTTAAAGAGCAATGCGGTCATAATTTAGTTTATCCAGTAATGACTGATGCGGATGGATTTTATGAAATAACAGGACTATCATCAAATTCTATTGTGTATATCTATGTTGATGGCAGCGTAAATGGTCTTGATTATGTATTTAAATGGTATGATGGTGCTAATGGTACATTTGATTGCGCTAAGGCTATGCCTGTTGCTGTAGGCGCAGTTAATATTGATTTTATGCTTGAAAAAGGCGGTATAGTTTCTGGAACAATTAAGGATACATCGGGCAACCCATTATCAGATATTTCGGTTGGCATTTTTTCATCTAAAGACGGTGTATGTAGTGGATTTTTATATAAAAGTATTTTTTCTGACTCTAATGGAGAATATAAAGTAAATGGACTTCCTTTAAATACGGATGTTTATATTCTTGCAAGTGGACATAATAGTGGAAAAAATTATGTTACATCATGGTATGGAGGTGTTTCTGGTAATATTGATTGTAATAATATTACTTCACAACCAGTACCCGTTGGATCCACTAATATTGATTTTGCATTAGAAAAAGGTTCTTCGATTTCTGGAGTTGTTTATAAAAGAGAAAATTCAACTCCTATTGATGTTGGCAACTTACAGATATTTGCTATACAGGGAGATACTTGTAATACAACTTTATTTTTTGGGCAAGCCTTTATGGAACAAGGATCAGGATCGTATAATATTATTGGTTTACCTGCAGGGACTTATTATTTAGCTATAAAAGATGGAGACTCAAAGTATAAAAGTTTATGGTGGAATGAAAAGGGAGGATCAATACTTTGCGAGAAAGCTGAGTCTTTTTTTGTTGAAGCTGCTACATCAGTTTCAGGAAAAGATTTTTATCTTTATATTGATACAGATAATGATGGTATGTCTGACGGTTGGGAAATTAAATATTTTGGTGATTTAAGTCATGACGGAACCCAAGATTCCGATAACGACGGAGTAAATGATTTAGATGAGTTTTTACATCGTATTATTCCAATAAATTCTGATTCTGATGGCGATGGCTATTATGACGGAGAAGAAATTGAGAGAGGATCTTTAGCAAATGACAGTACATCAGTTCCAGTTTATTCGGGTGATTCCTATTATATTGATTCTTCAAATCCTCTTTTAGGCAGTGGAACAAAGGATAATCCATGGAATTCTATTTGTCATGCTTTTCAAGTTGTTAATGGAGGAGTTTCAGGTGAAAAATATTATTTATATGCAAAAGGTGTATTTCAATTCAAAGATGAATCATGCAGTTCTTTAATTATAACGCAGGATAATGTTTTTATATATGGAATTGACGGAAAAGCTGTATTAGACGGTACCGGCGTAGGTAGTATTGAAATCTCCTCAGATGCTGAAAATGTTATAATTTATAATATGGATATTGGAAATTTTGATAAAATTTACATGGATATCCCTCGTTTCCCTATTATTATTAATGGAGATAATATTAAAATAATTGATTGCGATATACATAACATTTCTGGAACCCCAATTACTATTTCTGGAGGAAAAAATGTTGTGATTGAGAAATGCAATATTTTTGATTATTCGTTTGATGTCGAATACAGCGGAATAAATATATCTAATTCAACGGATGTTAAGATTATCAATAATTCTATAAATCATATAATCTCGCTTAATGGTAAAGGTACTGCTATCAATTCTAATAGCTCTATATCTATTTTAGTTGAAGGTAATAGGATAAAAGGTGATGATTATACTGGCATATATTTTGTTAGTTGTTCAGATGTAAATATTTTTAACAATATACTTAATACTGACGGTATGTCGGCAAGTTTTGGAGACGAATATGGTATTTTTGTTTCAAGCTCTTCTACCGTTAAAATAATGAATAATACAATTGATAAGTTTAATACAGGTATTGAATTTTATTTAGAACTATTTTCTGATGAGATAGCTTATAACATTATTACGGGTGTCAAGACTATTAGTTTACATGGAATATATATTGAAGGAGACATATTGCCGTCTATTCGTTATAATAATGTTTTTAACTATATAAATAACTATGGAGGCACTAATTTAACTGATCTTACGGGAATAACTGGCAATATATCAGAAGATCCTCTTTACGAACATGATTTAACTGCCTATTTACTGAACGAAAATTCTCCGTGTATTGATGCTATTCCTGAATCAGAAGGAGGCACTGTTAAACATGATATAGCTTCTATGAAGAGACCTATCGATGGTAATAATGATAGTGTATTAGCTTATGATATGGGAGCTTATGAAATTCCTACAACTTCCACTTATCAGCTTACTGTTATTCCATCTTCTGGGCTTGAAACTGATTATAGAGCTTTTTCAATTCCTGCGCATTTAAAAAAAGGTGATACTTTGCTTTCTGTAATGGAAAATCATTTTGGAACATATGATTCAACATTATGGAGAGTTTTTGGATGGAATGGTACTGATTATATTGAATTAAATGATGCTAATTTTGATAATGAAATTGAGTTTTATCCTGGAGTTGGATTATGGATAATTAGCAGGTTAGGCCAAAATGTAGATTTTGAAGGGTTTATTCCAAATATGGATTGCTATGTCATTGAACTCAATCACCAATGGAATTTATTTAGTATCCCATGGTTAAATGTTGAATCAGAAGGAGGAATATATTTAGGTAAGATAGGTATAACTGATGGGATTGATATTTTTTGGTTGACAGCGAATCAATATACGAATTCACACGTATGGGAATATACAGGTAGTGGCGCAAGTTCAGGGTATGTAAAAGTAGAAGGTCAATCTGGTTTATTAAAGGTTGGCGTTGCTTATTGGATTAAGGTTGTTAATCGTGACGGTAAGGAATTAAAGCTGCTTATTCCAAGAGATAATAATGGTAATTATTTTACTGCAACATCTGTAGGAATATCAAGGAGTGCTATTCTTAAAGTTAACGATGATGAGTTGCCTCCGCCTCCTCCTGGTGGAAGTAGAGCAATTGCTTCAGGGAAAGCAGGTTGTTTTGTTAATTCTTTAAATTCAAACAATATAATCATACTATTATTCTATATTAGTATAGGATTTTTGGCTATAATATATTTGGTTCTGAAAAGATACATAAGTCAATTACCCAGCCCACAAGGCAGCAGGGCTGTTAAGTTCTAA
- a CDS encoding response regulator: MSERVLLIDDEKEFIETLAERMKSRGMEVSTSTSPKDALKKAEAEPYDAIILDLMMPEMDGIEALASIKEKNPDVQVILLTGHATVQKGIEAMKLGAMDFLEKPVDIKVLTEKIKKAHAKKMIIVEKKTEEKIKNILMEKGW, translated from the coding sequence ATGTCTGAAAGAGTATTACTTATTGATGATGAAAAAGAATTTATTGAAACTTTAGCAGAGCGTATGAAGTCAAGGGGTATGGAAGTCTCTACTTCTACATCTCCGAAAGATGCTTTAAAAAAAGCTGAAGCCGAGCCTTATGATGCTATAATTCTTGATCTTATGATGCCTGAAATGGACGGGATTGAAGCCCTTGCTTCTATTAAAGAAAAAAATCCTGATGTTCAAGTAATTCTTTTAACCGGTCATGCTACTGTGCAAAAAGGCATTGAAGCTATGAAACTTGGAGCTATGGATTTCCTTGAAAAGCCAGTTGATATTAAAGTCCTAACCGAAAAAATTAAAAAAGCCCATGCAAAAAAAATGATTATAGTTGAAAAAAAGACAGAAGAAAAAATTAAGAATATTCTTATGGAAAAAGGCTGGTAA
- a CDS encoding HAMP domain-containing histidine kinase: MAYQLDAICESGLKFFGKISASISHEIKNTLAIINENAGLLEDFAFMSEKGTPIDPERIKNLAGKILNQVNRSDDIIKRLNKFAHSIDEISKQVNIYEQLEFILKLYDRFLSQKGITLKLNKPEKNFILTTIPYFFKNLLCLCLDFAMPLCGDNKIININLEKMGNKYKIKFSNLKGITESHLKDFPSDKEKQLMVVLKSELEINANTGEISIYFTE, encoded by the coding sequence ATGGCTTATCAATTAGATGCAATATGTGAATCAGGACTTAAATTCTTTGGAAAAATTTCTGCTTCAATTTCCCATGAAATCAAAAATACGTTAGCTATAATAAATGAAAATGCTGGTCTTTTAGAAGATTTTGCTTTTATGTCGGAAAAAGGTACTCCGATTGATCCTGAGCGCATAAAAAATTTGGCCGGCAAAATTTTAAATCAAGTTAACCGAAGCGATGATATAATCAAAAGATTAAATAAATTTGCCCATAGTATTGACGAAATTTCAAAACAAGTCAATATTTATGAGCAATTGGAATTTATCCTAAAACTTTACGATAGATTTCTATCTCAAAAAGGAATAACTTTAAAATTAAATAAGCCTGAAAAAAATTTTATACTAACTACGATACCGTATTTTTTTAAAAATTTATTATGCTTATGCCTTGATTTTGCCATGCCATTATGTGGAGATAATAAAATCATTAATATTAATCTTGAAAAGATGGGAAATAAATATAAAATAAAATTTTCAAACTTAAAGGGTATTACAGAATCCCATCTTAAAGATTTTCCATCTGATAAAGAAAAACAGTTAATGGTTGTTTTGAAATCTGAACTTGAAATAAATGCTAACACAGGCGAAATAAGTATTTATTTTACTGAATGA
- a CDS encoding response regulator, with translation MRVLLVDDEKELISTLSERLSLRGIEADWVTNGEDALKIVEKQSYDLAVLDVRMPKMGGLLLKKELQSKCPEMKFIFLTGHGSEKDFKKGAEEAGASYYLIKPIKIEALIKKMKEVLEGQ, from the coding sequence ATGCGAGTCCTATTAGTAGATGATGAAAAAGAATTAATTAGTACCCTGTCTGAAAGATTATCCCTAAGAGGGATTGAAGCTGACTGGGTAACTAATGGCGAAGATGCTTTAAAAATTGTAGAAAAACAAAGCTATGATCTTGCCGTTTTAGACGTTAGAATGCCTAAAATGGGAGGATTACTTTTAAAAAAAGAACTTCAATCTAAATGTCCAGAAATGAAATTTATATTTTTAACAGGTCACGGTTCGGAAAAAGATTTTAAAAAAGGTGCAGAAGAAGCAGGCGCCTCGTATTATTTGATAAAACCAATTAAAATTGAGGCATTGATAAAAAAAATGAAAGAAGTTTTAGAAGGACAATAG
- a CDS encoding GHKL domain-containing protein — MSFLTNLKLKPRFWDHHDVASGPFKHMFNFQLIWKNVVVFTGVLVLLPLIIMTVFNYQITQKGINEQIFLRTSQIVSSTRFTVSFFLAERKLALDFILRDNDFETLKDTNRLAVVLETLKKGISGFGDLGIIDPFGIQETYIGPYQLEGMNYEEQEWFKKVSNYGTYISDVFLGFRQVPHFVIAVKHKLPNGSFYVIRSALDIERFNELLSKIELSGMGDAFIINHAGILQTPSRHHGKMLEKSSIPIPPYSEQINVFETKDSNNKIAVVGYAYIPETPFILMIFKDKEELLEPWYKIRLEIIGLLLASIIIILVVILGVSTYLVSQIYLADQKRVSTLHQVEYSNKMASIGRLAAGVAHEINNPLAIINEKAGLVKDIFALKEAYSKDTKLIGLVDSIIYSVERCATITRRLLSFARHMDANIQPVNLKELIQEVFSFLSKEAEYRSIKTSVNMLEEIPQFESDRGKVMQIFLNLINNAFAALKDGGHLDITLSLRRNKQFVSIDVTDNGCGISESDMKHVFEPFFTTKAKQGGTGLGLSITYSLVQELGGAITVKSELGKGTSFTIVLPLKLEKKGEQK; from the coding sequence ATGTCCTTTCTGACTAATTTAAAATTAAAACCAAGATTTTGGGATCATCACGATGTTGCTTCAGGACCATTCAAGCACATGTTTAATTTTCAGCTTATATGGAAAAATGTAGTAGTTTTTACAGGCGTTTTAGTTCTTTTGCCTTTGATTATTATGACTGTGTTTAATTATCAAATTACCCAGAAAGGCATAAATGAACAGATATTTTTAAGAACATCTCAGATTGTTTCGAGCACAAGATTTACTGTGTCTTTTTTTCTTGCTGAAAGAAAATTAGCTTTGGATTTTATTTTAAGGGATAATGATTTTGAAACTCTAAAAGATACGAACCGTTTAGCCGTAGTGCTTGAAACTCTAAAAAAAGGAATAAGTGGTTTTGGAGATCTTGGAATCATTGATCCCTTTGGAATTCAGGAAACTTATATTGGGCCATACCAACTCGAAGGCATGAACTATGAAGAACAAGAATGGTTTAAAAAAGTTTCAAACTATGGAACGTATATCAGTGATGTTTTTTTAGGCTTCCGTCAAGTGCCTCATTTCGTTATAGCAGTAAAGCATAAACTTCCAAATGGCTCATTTTATGTTATCAGATCAGCGCTTGACATTGAACGATTTAACGAGCTTCTTTCAAAAATAGAATTAAGTGGTATGGGAGATGCTTTCATAATTAACCATGCTGGCATATTGCAAACACCTTCAAGACATCATGGTAAAATGCTTGAAAAAAGTTCTATTCCGATACCTCCGTATTCAGAGCAGATAAATGTTTTTGAAACTAAAGACTCAAATAATAAAATAGCAGTCGTCGGTTACGCTTATATTCCTGAAACTCCCTTTATTTTAATGATTTTTAAGGATAAGGAAGAACTTTTAGAGCCTTGGTATAAAATAAGGCTTGAAATTATCGGACTGCTTCTTGCCAGCATTATAATTATTCTTGTTGTAATTTTAGGAGTGTCAACGTATTTAGTAAGCCAAATATATTTAGCCGACCAAAAACGGGTTTCTACATTGCATCAGGTGGAATACTCCAATAAAATGGCATCCATTGGAAGGCTTGCCGCTGGAGTAGCTCATGAAATCAATAACCCCCTTGCAATAATAAATGAAAAGGCCGGGCTTGTAAAAGATATATTTGCATTAAAAGAAGCGTATTCAAAAGATACAAAGCTTATAGGCCTTGTGGATTCAATAATTTACTCTGTAGAAAGATGCGCTACAATCACAAGGCGCCTTTTGAGTTTTGCTCGGCACATGGATGCAAATATACAACCTGTTAATTTAAAAGAATTAATCCAAGAAGTTTTTAGTTTTTTAAGTAAAGAAGCAGAATACAGGTCTATTAAAACATCTGTAAATATGCTTGAAGAAATACCGCAATTTGAAAGCGACAGAGGAAAGGTGATGCAGATATTTCTCAATCTAATCAATAATGCTTTTGCAGCTCTAAAAGATGGAGGACATCTTGATATTACATTGTCGTTAAGAAGAAATAAACAATTTGTTTCCATTGATGTAACAGACAATGGCTGCGGAATATCTGAATCTGATATGAAGCATGTATTCGAACCTTTCTTCACAACTAAAGCAAAACAAGGAGGTACTGGACTTGGACTTTCTATTACTTATTCCCTTGTCCAAGAACTTGGAGGTGCAATCACTGTCAAAAGTGAATTAGGCAAAGGTACAAGTTTTACAATTGTTCTACCCCTTAAATTAGAAAAAAAAGGAGAACAAAAATAA